One Streptomyces sp. NBC_01237 genomic region harbors:
- a CDS encoding putative bifunctional diguanylate cyclase/phosphodiesterase, translated as MSAFGALLARPPLTGSRAGLLPQILLALVCGGYAVGAATGWGSPELALVMGDFGLSVAATIAAVSCFLYARASGRRLRPAWLLFSFSSLMAAGGNAVWGWYEVVLGLPVPTPSLADLFYLCFAPPAIVGLLVLAKRPVTRAGWVCLALDSWLIGGSLLTLSWSLALAHTAQVANVEDASVARAALSLAYPLLDIVLVSMVLALHFRRVNANRSAVNLAIAALALTVLSDAVFTSPLLRSTYRSGELLDAGWFAGSLLLAYAPWGARRAASRSDRPFGPPRATTSRPIAGSLAALTPYLAAAVCTLGILYNVVEGRRVDQVVVLTGCAVVLALVVRQGIMLLDNITLTQELAQKENHFRSLVQGSSDVIMIAAPSGTLRYVSPAAAGVYGREADDLVGSELSSVIHPEDLGGVVHELRRFLATPPHEEPTTRIECRFRSGTGDWLNVESTVNRHHGGLLLNSRDVTERVRLQAQLQHNAEHDPLTDLPNRALFTKRVRQALGGRRSGDPGTAVLFIDLDGFKAVNDTIGHQAGDELLIQAARRLAESVRAGDTAARLGGDEFAALIIGDGTRDQAAREYQVHDIADRLRLTLSQPYRIGASEVRVAASIGVAFAEPAITPTDLMRNADLAMYRAKAGGKDRVELYAPQMQADVVRRSELAARLRTALRDGEFALLHQPVVHLASGSVAAVAAQARWRSAQGILFTPAEFLRVPDDSDRTAELGRWLLEEAVAQAAERARAGHPVSVSVRLSAGRLLDRTLPFGSVEALLTRYGLPSGALMIEVADSDPRVSFDDLEQRLVALRRLGVRIALDGFGSGYAAINALRRLPIDVLKLDRGLVEGVVESARLHKITSGLLRIACDLGMQSVADGVDVPEQVLALRAMGCTHGQGMAFSGPLDEYRLRRALVRGEFPVPGVPTARPVLAGGSIPLLAGSHAETPIPPT; from the coding sequence CGCCGGAGGGAACGCGGTCTGGGGCTGGTACGAAGTGGTGCTGGGGCTCCCGGTGCCCACGCCTTCGCTGGCCGATCTCTTCTACCTCTGCTTCGCGCCGCCCGCGATCGTCGGGCTGCTCGTCCTCGCCAAGCGTCCCGTCACCCGGGCCGGGTGGGTGTGCCTGGCCCTGGACTCCTGGCTGATCGGCGGCTCGCTGCTCACGCTCTCCTGGAGCCTCGCCCTGGCCCACACCGCGCAGGTGGCCAACGTCGAGGACGCCAGCGTGGCCCGTGCGGCGCTCTCGCTGGCCTACCCGTTGCTCGACATCGTGCTCGTCTCCATGGTGCTCGCGCTCCACTTCCGCCGGGTCAACGCCAACCGCTCCGCGGTCAATCTGGCCATCGCCGCGCTCGCCCTGACCGTCCTGAGCGACGCGGTGTTCACCTCACCGCTGCTGCGCTCCACCTACCGCTCGGGCGAACTGCTCGACGCGGGCTGGTTCGCCGGCTCGCTGCTTCTCGCCTACGCCCCCTGGGGTGCCCGGCGCGCCGCGAGCCGCTCCGACCGGCCCTTCGGTCCGCCGCGGGCCACCACCAGCCGGCCGATCGCCGGGTCCCTGGCCGCCCTGACCCCGTATCTGGCCGCCGCCGTCTGCACCCTGGGCATCCTGTACAACGTGGTCGAGGGGCGCCGGGTGGACCAGGTCGTGGTGCTCACCGGCTGTGCCGTCGTCCTGGCCCTGGTCGTCCGGCAGGGCATCATGCTCCTCGACAACATCACCCTCACCCAGGAGCTGGCCCAGAAGGAGAACCACTTCCGCTCCTTGGTGCAGGGGTCCAGCGACGTCATCATGATCGCCGCGCCCTCCGGCACACTCCGCTACGTCAGCCCCGCCGCGGCCGGTGTGTACGGGCGTGAAGCGGACGATCTCGTCGGCTCCGAGCTGTCCTCGGTCATCCACCCCGAGGACCTCGGCGGGGTGGTCCACGAGCTGCGGCGGTTTCTCGCCACCCCGCCCCACGAGGAGCCCACCACCCGGATCGAGTGCCGCTTCAGATCCGGCACCGGTGACTGGCTCAATGTCGAGTCCACCGTCAACCGGCACCACGGCGGCCTTCTGCTCAACAGCCGGGACGTGACCGAACGGGTCCGCCTCCAGGCGCAGTTGCAGCACAACGCCGAACACGACCCGCTCACCGACCTGCCCAATCGCGCCCTCTTCACCAAACGCGTCCGCCAGGCACTCGGCGGGCGCCGCTCCGGTGACCCGGGCACCGCCGTGCTCTTCATCGACCTCGACGGCTTCAAGGCGGTCAACGACACCATCGGCCACCAGGCGGGCGACGAACTCCTCATCCAGGCAGCCCGCCGCCTGGCCGAATCCGTACGGGCCGGGGACACCGCGGCCAGGCTCGGCGGTGACGAGTTCGCCGCGCTCATCATCGGCGACGGCACACGCGACCAGGCCGCGCGGGAGTATCAGGTCCACGACATCGCCGACCGGCTGCGCCTCACGCTCTCCCAGCCGTACCGGATCGGCGCCAGCGAGGTCCGGGTGGCGGCCTCCATCGGCGTCGCCTTCGCCGAGCCCGCCATCACCCCCACCGACCTCATGCGCAACGCGGACCTCGCGATGTACCGGGCCAAGGCGGGCGGCAAGGACCGGGTCGAGCTGTACGCCCCGCAGATGCAGGCCGACGTCGTCCGCCGCTCCGAGCTGGCCGCCCGGCTGCGCACCGCCCTGCGCGACGGGGAGTTCGCCCTGCTGCACCAGCCGGTCGTCCATCTGGCCAGCGGGTCCGTCGCCGCCGTCGCCGCCCAGGCCCGCTGGCGTTCCGCGCAGGGCATCCTGTTCACCCCCGCCGAGTTCCTGCGGGTCCCCGACGACAGCGACCGCACCGCCGAGCTCGGCCGCTGGCTGCTCGAAGAGGCCGTCGCGCAGGCCGCCGAACGGGCCAGGGCCGGACACCCCGTCTCCGTCTCCGTACGGCTGTCCGCCGGCCGGCTCCTGGACAGGACCCTGCCCTTCGGCTCCGTCGAAGCGCTCCTGACCCGGTACGGGCTGCCCTCCGGGGCGCTGATGATCGAGGTGGCCGACAGCGACCCACGGGTCTCCTTCGACGATCTGGAGCAGCGGCTCGTCGCGCTGCGCCGGCTCGGCGTACGTATCGCGCTGGACGGCTTCGGCAGCGGTTACGCGGCGATCAACGCGCTGCGCCGCCTCCCCATCGACGTACTGAAACTGGACCGCGGGCTGGTCGAGGGAGTGGTGGAGTCCGCCCGGCTCCACAAGATCACGAGCGGGTTGCTGCGGATCGCCTGCGATCTCGGCATGCAGTCCGTGGCCGACGGCGTCGACGTACCGGAGCAGGTCCTCGCGCTGCGCGCCATGGGGTGTACGCACGGCCAGGGGATGGCCTTCTCCGGCCCGCTGGACGAGTACCGGCTGCGCCGTGCGCTGGTCCGCGGAGAGTTCCCGGTGCCCGGCGTTCCCACCGCCCGGCCGGTCCTCGCGGGCGGCTCGATTCCGCTCCTCGCCGGATCACATGCTGAGACGCCCATCCCACCCACTTGA